The DNA window AAAATCTCTGGCCTGCACCAAAGAAAAGATGTCAGGATCACATGGATCTCTGACCTACGAATCTCGGAGAACATGAGATTGCCACGTCCCTCTAAGAATCGGGACTCGCAATGACAGAGAGGGCAAGTTGGCGCACGAGGCTTTCAAGTCCGCCCCACCACAGCGGGCAGGCGTGGTGGGACGTACGCCAACCACGAATTCAGCATGCTTCCTTCATAGGAAAATTTGACGGCCAAATTGTTATCTGTCGATGTTCTCCGTTTGTTAACCTAACAGTCTTATCTTTCGTAGCGATTCCGCCGTGGTTCGCCGCAGGCGAACGGTTCAGCGATTCTTTATTCACACAAAAATATGTCCCACCGCAAGCGGTGGGGTACCGGAATAAAGAGAAGATAGATTCTCGGCCACGGAGGACCGCACGAAGAAGGATATGTGGTGTAGGGTAGGGTGAGGGCATATTGAATACAGAATCCTCCGATCATTTTGTGTTGCCGAGGCTCCGAAACACCACTATATTTAACAAAACAATGGAGCTCAAACATGTCTGAACGTGTACAACAATTCAATGACGAGCGAAGCAAGCTTAATGAGATCGTGCATGGCAGGGACGATCTCAATATCAAACGTTTTTTCGGGCTGGATTCAGCCGTTTACCGCAAAGGTGCCCTTGATGCCAAAACCAAAGAGCTTTTGGGACTTGTCGCCTTGCTGGTCCTTCGCTGCGATGACTGCATCAGCTACCATACTATCAGAGCAAAAGAAATCAAAGTGACAGACACAGAATTTGACGAAGTCATGTCGATCGGTTTAGTGGTCGGCGGCTCAATTACCATCCCTCATCTGCGACGCGCCTATCGGCTTTGGACGGAGATGGCCGAATGAACCGATCGGTTACAATAGTTCTCCTGTTATACATACTGACCGGATGTTCTCCATCGGTCTTGTCTCAAAGCCAAAAACCAGACGACAAACCGCTTGCATGGTATCAGGAGCGATATCCCTATGCGGGCGATTGGGGGAAAGTTTTCAATCAGGAAATGGAGTTTGAGTGGCCCGAGGGATATAAACGGATAGACTCATCAAAGCTCACGCCATTTCAACATTGGATTTCATTTATGCCGCTCTGGCCCTACAGCAAAGGAGTTGGGTCTTTGAAACGCGGCGAAGT is part of the Candidatus Zixiibacteriota bacterium genome and encodes:
- a CDS encoding carboxymuconolactone decarboxylase family protein, whose protein sequence is MSERVQQFNDERSKLNEIVHGRDDLNIKRFFGLDSAVYRKGALDAKTKELLGLVALLVLRCDDCISYHTIRAKEIKVTDTEFDEVMSIGLVVGGSITIPHLRRAYRLWTEMAE